The window ACTCCCGTACCCGCATGTTCTCCTCGCCGGCCGGCATCGCGGCCACCGCAGCGGTCGGGGTCGCCCTCGCCGTGGGCGGCACCGTCGGCGCCGTCCAGCTGACCTCGGACGCGGAGCCCGCCCGGCCGACCGCGGTCGACCTCGCGCCCACCGGCCTGCCGACCAGCGCGGCCCCCAGCTCCCCGGCCACCCCGCCGGCCGCCTCGCCGAGCGCCAGCGCGTCGCCGAGCGCGACCGCCGCCCCCAAGGCCAGCCGGTCCGCCCAGGCCCCCTCCCGGAGCAAGCCACGCACCGCGGCGCCGAAACCCACCGCGACGAAGAAGAGCAGCACCGCCCGCCCGGTCGTCGACAGCGGCTCGTGCGGCGCGTCGTTCTACTCCGAGGGGCAGCTCACCGCCAACGGCGAGAACTTCGATCCGTCCGCGCTGACCGCCGCCCACAAGACCCTGCCGTTCAACACGAAGGTCCGGGTCACCAACCCGGCGAACGGCAAGTCCGTGACGGTACGCGTCAACGACCGTGGCCCGTTCATCGAGGGGCGTTGCCTCGACCTGTCCCGGGCCGCGTTCGCCCAGATCGCCTCGCTCGACGCCGGCCACGTGGAGGTCCGCTACGAGGTGCTCGGCTGAGCGCCGGCCGGGTGGCGATCGGTCCGGCGACACGATCCGGGTGGGCAGAACATCCTCGGACGACGGGCCAGGTTCATTCACCCGCTCACGTCCATCAGGCATGCTGTCCCTCGTACGCAC is drawn from Micromonospora sp. NBC_01740 and contains these coding sequences:
- a CDS encoding septal ring lytic transglycosylase RlpA family protein, with the protein product MAGRHSRTRMFSSPAGIAATAAVGVALAVGGTVGAVQLTSDAEPARPTAVDLAPTGLPTSAAPSSPATPPAASPSASASPSATAAPKASRSAQAPSRSKPRTAAPKPTATKKSSTARPVVDSGSCGASFYSEGQLTANGENFDPSALTAAHKTLPFNTKVRVTNPANGKSVTVRVNDRGPFIEGRCLDLSRAAFAQIASLDAGHVEVRYEVLG